In a single window of the Bacillus rossius redtenbacheri isolate Brsri chromosome 8, Brsri_v3, whole genome shotgun sequence genome:
- the LOC134534727 gene encoding uncharacterized protein LOC134534727 isoform X1: MESARKQVLNEDKRRGKKRHLRLNAVRKKRKWNKGKVLRLVDGRLRYVKNHETRFSNYTSHESFSTSKHAGNIENAVERKTQTDSETCYITLSPARCSTSPGDTASHDQVDIDGAGCSFWTNEILATPQKVTTTDYPTEEYDVTGIFSDTEQESKSVTSDYAQLLEGVEKLSSPASSPEQTSPKKTFSSESSTFPIQGRRLFDVDFLFKEMSRISQHNKVFQCSFENMRLIKEHKNGMISKFDFKCNMCGTVESIFSEDPQTNKVNCNMAWVNSMLLTGQSFTQLQDITSTLEMPCMAKETFNKCQKSLSSVIHDVACQSMEAAGKEEARLAVENGSVDVDGVPLIAVVTDGAWCKRSYGNKYDALSGVACIVGKETKKVIFASTRNRYCCICSRANSKNETPKDHVCFKNWNKSSNAMESDIIVEGFKCSVSMHNLKYHQLIGDGDSSIMTQLVKAQPYGPNFTITKIECTNHILRNYLRRIRCIAQKTKNEIGSVSPVLRKAVSDKQLRLRAAVTGAVQHRRAQKEFPIHRKIEELKLDIYNGPFHVFGDHSGCAIRGYFCSGLKENEENLVPPLQEAGIWSEIIAARNIVAHHAVSLLHNVNTNTAESFNNVVCKHVSSKRVNFCLSGGYQTRSELSVISFNSGPQTQSFIHKGNITKAHIQRKERSSEKRKLRRLTNPQTFKRRKLYVTGPDKDYGCVEQRIPDMEPDEYARQTQEFLASLCKTDEERENLQIATKGQNDSVLWKSERIKRLTASNFGRICNMKKSTKRAKSVVNILYSRFSGTEATRYGLENEHSAIQDFEVNFGKKVARCGLFVDKEHPWLAATPDGLVGDDGILEVKCPAVAARMSPQEAVEQKKVTFCNILDGKMFLKKGHAYMYQVQGQLHITNRKYCYFVLWTPRGLLVQQIERENSFWKEKMINKLTQFYMTCLLPEIIDPRYPRNMEIREPDNTL, translated from the exons ATGGAATCTGCGAGAAAGCAAGTTTTGAATGAAGACAAAAGAAGAGGTAAAAAACGTCACTTGCGTCTGAATGCAGTTCGAAAGAAAAGGAAATGGAACAAAGGGAAAGTTTTACGTTTAGTTGACGGCAG GCTGCGTTACGTGAAAAACCATGAAACAAGGTTTTCCAACTATACTTCACATGAGTCTTTCAGTACATCCAAACACGCGGGGAATATAGAAAATGCTGTTGAAAGGAAAACCCAGACAGACAGTGAGACTTGCTACATAACGTTGTCTCCAGCAAG gtgTTCCACCTCTCCCGGCGATACTGCTTCACATGATCAAGTAGACATCGATGGAGCAGGTTGTTCGTTTTGGACAAACGAAATATTGGCGACACCGCAGAAAGTCACAACTACTGATTATCCTACAGAAGAATATGATGTTACTGGAATATTTTCAGACACGGAACAAGAGTCAAAATCGGTCACAAGTGACTACGCTCAGCTTCTTGAAGGCGTGGAGAAACTTTCGTCACCAGCATCTTCACCCGAACAAACCTCTCCTAAAAAAACTTTCAGCTCTGAATCATCAACCTTTCCGATACAAGGCCGTCGACTGTTTGATGTTGACTTTCTATTCAAAGAAATGTCGCGCATCAGCCAACATAACAAAGTGTTTCAGTGTTCGTTTGAAAATATGCGATTAATAAAAGAACATAAAAATGGAATGATAAGTAAATTTGATTTCAAGTGTAATATGTGTGGTACTGTTGAATCTATTTTCTCGGAGGACCCCCAAACAAATAAAGTCAACTGTAACATGGCATGGGTGAACAGTATGTTGTTAACGGGCCAAAGTTTTACACAGTTACAAGACATAACTTCAACTTTGGAAATGCCTTGCATGGCCAAGGAGACTTTCAACAAATGTCAAAAATCCCTATCTTCTGTTATACACGATGTCGCATGTCAAAGTATGGAAGCCGCTGGCAAAGAAGAAGCAAGATTGGCAGTAGAAAATGGCAGTGTGGATGTCGACGGAGTTCCTCTCATAGCAGTTGTCACTGATGGAGCTTGGTGTAAACGATCGTATGGAAACAAATATGATGCTCTTTCTGGGGTG gcttGCATAGtaggaaaagaaacaaaaaaagttatcttCGCAAGCACTAGGAATCGATACTGCTGCATATGTTCACGAGCAAACAGTAAAAATGAGACGCCAAAGGACCacgtctgtttcaaaaattggaaCAAGTCTTCAAATGCCATGGAATCTGACATCATAGTGGAAGGTTTCAAATGCAGTGTTTCCATGCATAACCTGAAATATCATCAGCTGATTG GAGATGGCGATAGCAGCATTATGACCCAGTTGGTGAAGGCTCAGCCATATGGTCCAAATTTTACAATCACCAAAATTGAATGTACTAACCACATACTGCGAAATTACCTTCGAAGGATACGTTGTATTGCTCAAAAGACGAAAAACGAAATTGGTTCCGTTTCTCCTGTTCTACGAAAGGCTGTATCTGACAAACAACTCCGCCTTCGAGCTGCAGTCACCGGAGCTGTGCAGCATAGGCGTGCTCAAAAAGAGTTTCCAATTCACAGAAAAATTGAGGAGTTAAAACTTGACATTTACAATGGTCCATTTCACGTATTTGGTGACCACTCAGGATGCGCAATTAGAGGTTATTTCTGTAGCGGATTGAAAGAAAACGAGGAAAACCTTGTACCGCCTCTTCAAGAGGCAGGTATATGGTCAGAAATAATAGCAGCTCGAAACATTGTTGCACATCATGCTGTAAGCCTTTTACATAATGTCAATACTAATACAGCAGAGTCTTTCAATAATGTGGTTTGCAAGCATGTTTCAAGTAAACGAGTAAACTTTTGTTTGAGTGGTGGCTACCAAACAAGAAGCGAGCTCTCTGTAATTTCTTTTAATTCAGGTCCTCAAACACAGTCCTTTATCCATAAAGGAAACATCACTAAAGCTCACATACAGCGCAAGGAACGTTCATCAGAGAAAAGAAAGCTCAGGAGGCTgacaaacccacaaacatttaAGCGCAGAAAGTTGTATGTGACAGGTCCTGACAAGGATTATGGCTGTGTAGAACAACGCATACCTGACATGGAACCAGACGAATATGCAAGACAGACACAGGAATTTCTCGCTAGTCTTTGTAAAACGGATGAAGAACGAGAAAATCTACAAATCGCTACCAAAGGGCAAAATGATTCTGTTCTCTGGAAATCAGAAAGAATCAAGCGACTGACAGCATCAAATTTCGGTAGAATCTGTAACATGAAGAAATCCACTAAGCGAGCAAAATCCGTTGTCAATATATTGTACAGTAGGTTTTCAGGGACGGAGGCCACAAGGTATGGATTGGAAAATGAGCATAGCGCCATTCAGGATTTTGAAGTGAACTTTGGTAAGAAGGTGGCTCGCTGTGGCTTATTCGTCGATAAGGAACACCCATGGCTGGCAGCAACACCTGACGGTCTTGTTGGAGATGATGGTATCCTTGAAGTAAAATGTCCTGCCGTAGCTGCCAGAATGTCTCCACAAGaagcagtggaacagaaaaaagtaacattttgtaACATTCTGGATGGTAAAATGTTTCTGAAGAAAGGACATGCTTACATGTACCAAGTGCAGGGACAACTGCATATTACCAATCGTAAGTACTGTTATTTCGTCCTTTGGACACCACGTGGCTTACTAGTGCAACAAATTGAAAGAGAGAACagtttctggaaagaaaaaatgatCAACAAACTGACACAGTTTTACATGACGTGCCTTCTACCGGAAATAATAGATCCACGTTATCCTAGGAATATGGAAATCAGGGAACCTGATAATACACTGTAA
- the LOC134534727 gene encoding uncharacterized protein LOC134534727 isoform X2 encodes MESARKQVLNEDKRRGKKRHLRLNAVRKKRKWNKGKVLRLVDGRLRYVKNHETRFSNYTSHESFSTSKHAGNIENAVERKTQTDSETCYITLSPARCSTSPGDTASHDQVDIDGAGCSFWTNEILATPQKVTTTDYPTEEYDVTGIFSDTEQESKSVTSDYAQLLEGVEKLSSPASSPEQTSPKKTFSSESSTFPIQGRRLFDVDFLFKEMSRISQHNKVFQCSFENMRLIKEHKNGMISKFDFKCNMCGTVESIFSEDPQTNKVNCNMAWVNSMLLTGQSFTQLQDITSTLEMPCMAKETFNKCQKSLSSVIHDVACQSMEAAGKEEARLAVENGSVDVDGVPLIAVVTDGAWCKRSYGNKYDALSGVACIVGKETKKVIFASTRNRYCCICSRANSKNETPKDHVCFKNWNKSSNAMESDIIVEGFKCSVSMHNLKYHQLIGESQGDQLISDVINYYVFVSIVYFRNNFNAVWYLMFLFPTSHVSYVFIQCCIL; translated from the exons ATGGAATCTGCGAGAAAGCAAGTTTTGAATGAAGACAAAAGAAGAGGTAAAAAACGTCACTTGCGTCTGAATGCAGTTCGAAAGAAAAGGAAATGGAACAAAGGGAAAGTTTTACGTTTAGTTGACGGCAG GCTGCGTTACGTGAAAAACCATGAAACAAGGTTTTCCAACTATACTTCACATGAGTCTTTCAGTACATCCAAACACGCGGGGAATATAGAAAATGCTGTTGAAAGGAAAACCCAGACAGACAGTGAGACTTGCTACATAACGTTGTCTCCAGCAAG gtgTTCCACCTCTCCCGGCGATACTGCTTCACATGATCAAGTAGACATCGATGGAGCAGGTTGTTCGTTTTGGACAAACGAAATATTGGCGACACCGCAGAAAGTCACAACTACTGATTATCCTACAGAAGAATATGATGTTACTGGAATATTTTCAGACACGGAACAAGAGTCAAAATCGGTCACAAGTGACTACGCTCAGCTTCTTGAAGGCGTGGAGAAACTTTCGTCACCAGCATCTTCACCCGAACAAACCTCTCCTAAAAAAACTTTCAGCTCTGAATCATCAACCTTTCCGATACAAGGCCGTCGACTGTTTGATGTTGACTTTCTATTCAAAGAAATGTCGCGCATCAGCCAACATAACAAAGTGTTTCAGTGTTCGTTTGAAAATATGCGATTAATAAAAGAACATAAAAATGGAATGATAAGTAAATTTGATTTCAAGTGTAATATGTGTGGTACTGTTGAATCTATTTTCTCGGAGGACCCCCAAACAAATAAAGTCAACTGTAACATGGCATGGGTGAACAGTATGTTGTTAACGGGCCAAAGTTTTACACAGTTACAAGACATAACTTCAACTTTGGAAATGCCTTGCATGGCCAAGGAGACTTTCAACAAATGTCAAAAATCCCTATCTTCTGTTATACACGATGTCGCATGTCAAAGTATGGAAGCCGCTGGCAAAGAAGAAGCAAGATTGGCAGTAGAAAATGGCAGTGTGGATGTCGACGGAGTTCCTCTCATAGCAGTTGTCACTGATGGAGCTTGGTGTAAACGATCGTATGGAAACAAATATGATGCTCTTTCTGGGGTG gcttGCATAGtaggaaaagaaacaaaaaaagttatcttCGCAAGCACTAGGAATCGATACTGCTGCATATGTTCACGAGCAAACAGTAAAAATGAGACGCCAAAGGACCacgtctgtttcaaaaattggaaCAAGTCTTCAAATGCCATGGAATCTGACATCATAGTGGAAGGTTTCAAATGCAGTGTTTCCATGCATAACCTGAAATATCATCAGCTGATTGGTGAGTCACAAGGTGATCAGTTAATTTCAgatgttattaattattatgtatttgtgTCGATAGTATATTTTCGAAATAATTTTAATGCCGTgtggtatttaatgtttttatttccgaCGTCGCACGTTTCATATGTTTTCATACAATGCTGCATATTGTAA
- the LOC134534727 gene encoding uncharacterized protein LOC134534727 isoform X3, with translation MESARKQVLNEDKRRGKKRHLRLNAVRKKRKWNKGKVLRLVDGRLRYVKNHETRFSNYTSHESFSTSKHAGNIENAVERKTQTDSETCYITLSPARCSTSPGDTASHDQVDIDGAGCSFWTNEILATPQKVTTTDYPTEEYDVTGIFSDTEQESKSVTSDYAQLLEGVEKLSSPASSPEQTSPKKTFSSESSTFPIQGRRLFDVDFLFKEMSRISQHNKVFQCSFENMRLIKEHKNGMISKFDFKCNMCGTVESIFSEDPQTNKVNCNMAWVNSMLLTGQSFTQLQDITSTLEMPCMAKETFNKCQKSLSSVIHDVACQSMEAAGKEEARLAVENGSVDVDGVPLIAVVTDGAWCKRSYGNKYDALSGVVSLCIT, from the exons ATGGAATCTGCGAGAAAGCAAGTTTTGAATGAAGACAAAAGAAGAGGTAAAAAACGTCACTTGCGTCTGAATGCAGTTCGAAAGAAAAGGAAATGGAACAAAGGGAAAGTTTTACGTTTAGTTGACGGCAG GCTGCGTTACGTGAAAAACCATGAAACAAGGTTTTCCAACTATACTTCACATGAGTCTTTCAGTACATCCAAACACGCGGGGAATATAGAAAATGCTGTTGAAAGGAAAACCCAGACAGACAGTGAGACTTGCTACATAACGTTGTCTCCAGCAAG gtgTTCCACCTCTCCCGGCGATACTGCTTCACATGATCAAGTAGACATCGATGGAGCAGGTTGTTCGTTTTGGACAAACGAAATATTGGCGACACCGCAGAAAGTCACAACTACTGATTATCCTACAGAAGAATATGATGTTACTGGAATATTTTCAGACACGGAACAAGAGTCAAAATCGGTCACAAGTGACTACGCTCAGCTTCTTGAAGGCGTGGAGAAACTTTCGTCACCAGCATCTTCACCCGAACAAACCTCTCCTAAAAAAACTTTCAGCTCTGAATCATCAACCTTTCCGATACAAGGCCGTCGACTGTTTGATGTTGACTTTCTATTCAAAGAAATGTCGCGCATCAGCCAACATAACAAAGTGTTTCAGTGTTCGTTTGAAAATATGCGATTAATAAAAGAACATAAAAATGGAATGATAAGTAAATTTGATTTCAAGTGTAATATGTGTGGTACTGTTGAATCTATTTTCTCGGAGGACCCCCAAACAAATAAAGTCAACTGTAACATGGCATGGGTGAACAGTATGTTGTTAACGGGCCAAAGTTTTACACAGTTACAAGACATAACTTCAACTTTGGAAATGCCTTGCATGGCCAAGGAGACTTTCAACAAATGTCAAAAATCCCTATCTTCTGTTATACACGATGTCGCATGTCAAAGTATGGAAGCCGCTGGCAAAGAAGAAGCAAGATTGGCAGTAGAAAATGGCAGTGTGGATGTCGACGGAGTTCCTCTCATAGCAGTTGTCACTGATGGAGCTTGGTGTAAACGATCGTATGGAAACAAATATGATGCTCTTTCTGGGGTGGTAAGTTTGTGTATTACGTAA